In a genomic window of Weissella tructae:
- a CDS encoding LPXTG cell wall anchor domain-containing protein: MNDAVQKNHDVDHENQGDNKVNDILEFHKEESKKQIESLDHLTEAEKNGINQRIDEAVSADELHDIVEEAEHENQKRQDALDAAQRELDDARKNGSEEIKDLPHFDKQEQEDLQKKLDESKTLDDVKKIVEDAKKESQKRQDAIDEAQRELDDARKNGLDEIKDLPHFEKQEQEDLQKKLDEAKTPDDVKKIVEDAKKESQKRQDSMDEAQREQEERNDNRSARPNGDVDDLNAHKDEAVNEVRTLPQLNKQEKQDIQRKISDARSVKEINDLMTELPNTASANMNAGVGLSGLALLFGTFGTYFRRKKND, translated from the coding sequence TTGAATGATGCTGTTCAAAAAAATCATGATGTTGATCACGAAAATCAAGGTGACAATAAAGTGAATGACATTCTTGAATTCCATAAAGAAGAATCTAAAAAGCAAATCGAATCTTTGGATCATTTAACAGAGGCTGAAAAAAATGGTATCAACCAACGAATTGATGAAGCTGTATCAGCAGATGAATTGCATGATATTGTAGAAGAGGCTGAACACGAAAATCAAAAGCGTCAAGACGCACTCGATGCAGCGCAACGTGAGTTGGATGACGCGCGTAAGAATGGTTCAGAAGAAATCAAGGACTTACCTCATTTCGATAAGCAAGAACAAGAAGACTTGCAAAAGAAGTTAGATGAATCTAAGACACTTGACGATGTGAAGAAGATTGTGGAAGACGCTAAGAAGGAAAGCCAAAAGCGACAAGATGCGATTGATGAAGCACAACGTGAACTAGATGACGCACGTAAAAACGGATTAGACGAAATCAAGGACTTACCTCACTTCGAAAAGCAAGAACAAGAAGACTTACAAAAGAAGTTAGATGAAGCCAAGACACCTGACGATGTGAAGAAGATTGTGGAAGACGCTAAGAAGGAAAGTCAAAAGCGTCAAGATTCAATGGATGAAGCACAACGTGAACAGGAAGAGCGAAACGATAATCGTAGCGCACGACCTAATGGTGATGTGGATGATCTCAACGCACATAAAGATGAAGCCGTTAATGAAGTTCGAACTCTACCACAGTTGAATAAGCAAGAAAAGCAAGATATTCAACGCAAAATTAGTGATGCAAGAAGTGTTAAGGAAATCAATGATTTGATGACTGAATTACCAAACACGGCATCTGCAAATATGAATGCTGGTGTTGGGTTAAGTGGACTTGCATTACTGTTTGGAACATTTGGTACGTACTTCCGTCGTAAGAAGAACGATTAG
- the dprA gene encoding DNA-processing protein DprA gives MEKMDFMFWLVSLESLSPKRRWAFWLQGEALSDKERDKWVLKLIGDNKLNGVSKMIINRLKSLPHINWYDDDYPDLLREIAQPPLVLFYRGDRQLLQRNKVAIVGSRKMSAYGQALVVDWIPKLVSNDFVTVSGIAAGVDGCVHAETLLNAGQTIGVIGHGFDFVYPPQHRVLFRHIEQYGLVLSEYVPWVSPKRWRFPERNRIIVGLTANVWVVEAEQKSGSLVSAAIAADENRQIWCVPRNVTDPRGQGTNQLLCDGANIAINGDDFLTGLTLT, from the coding sequence ATGGAGAAAATGGATTTCATGTTTTGGTTGGTATCGTTAGAAAGTTTGTCACCTAAGCGTCGCTGGGCATTTTGGTTACAGGGTGAAGCGTTATCGGATAAGGAACGAGACAAATGGGTATTGAAGCTTATCGGTGATAATAAATTGAATGGTGTAAGTAAAATGATAATTAATCGTTTAAAGTCATTACCGCATATTAATTGGTATGATGACGATTATCCAGATTTGTTGCGAGAAATTGCTCAGCCACCTTTGGTCTTATTTTATCGTGGTGATCGACAACTGTTACAGCGTAATAAAGTTGCGATTGTAGGTTCACGAAAAATGAGCGCGTACGGACAGGCGTTGGTCGTAGATTGGATACCCAAGTTGGTATCTAATGACTTTGTAACAGTCTCAGGAATTGCGGCAGGAGTGGATGGATGTGTTCACGCAGAAACATTACTGAATGCAGGGCAAACAATTGGTGTGATTGGGCATGGATTTGATTTTGTCTATCCACCACAACATCGCGTATTATTTCGCCATATTGAACAATATGGCTTGGTGCTCAGTGAATATGTGCCTTGGGTGAGTCCTAAACGCTGGCGTTTTCCTGAACGTAACCGCATTATTGTCGGTCTAACAGCAAACGTATGGGTTGTTGAAGCGGAACAAAAATCTGGTTCACTTGTGAGTGCGGCGATTGCTGCGGATGAAAATCGGCAAATTTGGTGTGTACCTCGAAATGTAACGGACCCCCGTGGGCAAGGAACGAATCAGTTGTTATGTGATGGGGCTAATATTGCGATTAATGGTGATGATTTTTTAACCGGGTTAACACTGACATAG
- the topA gene encoding type I DNA topoisomerase, whose protein sequence is MAEKIAKEKKAPVKRATTKKTKPKGKNLVIVESPSKAKTIEKYLGSTYKVIASVGHVRDLPKSQMGVDIEHDYNPKYINIRGKGDLIKSLKKEAKAAKKVYLASDPDREGEAIAWHLSHILDLDIEAGENRVVFNEITKDTVKDAFKHPRSIDMNLVDAQQARRILDRLVGYSISPILWKKVKKGLSAGRVQSVALGLVIDREKEIQAFEPEEYWTLDSEFKKARTKFKAAFWGLDDKKTPLPDNETVQMVMQRIDREAPFDISKVEAKERRRKPQLPFTTSTMQQTANNQLNFRARKTMMAAQQLYEGINLGGKEGSVGLITYMRTDSTRLSETAKNDAAQFILNEYGAEYAASKPATGKLSEGAQDAHEAIRPTSVFRTPSSVKDKLTNDQFKLYQLIWSRFVASQMTAEVLDTMAVTVEQNGVQFRANGSKTKFAGFTKAYPAAKEKENKLPDLQVGDKVDLMQTSPEQHFTQPPARYTEAALVKALEENGVGRPSTYAATIETIQKRAYVKMDAKKFVPTEIGELVQATMDEYFSDITNVAFTAKVEEKLDDVESAEENWVEVVDEFYRPFAKELETAEAEMEKVVLKDVLADEDCDVCGAPMLIKLGRYGKFKACSRFPDCRRTETIVTEIGLACPKCKVGQIVQRKTRRGRTFYGCSRYPDCDFVSWDKPTDKTLPDGTTPKEGEEAEAVEKKDTAKKATKKTDKKPAAKAKPKAKKATKSTTKK, encoded by the coding sequence ATGGCAGAGAAAATCGCCAAAGAGAAAAAAGCACCGGTTAAGCGTGCCACAACCAAAAAAACAAAGCCTAAGGGGAAGAACTTAGTTATTGTGGAGTCTCCATCAAAGGCGAAAACAATTGAAAAGTACTTGGGAAGCACTTATAAGGTTATTGCCAGTGTCGGGCACGTACGTGATTTGCCTAAGTCACAAATGGGTGTTGATATTGAACATGATTACAACCCAAAGTACATTAATATTCGTGGTAAGGGAGACTTAATCAAGTCTTTGAAGAAGGAAGCCAAAGCAGCTAAGAAAGTGTATCTAGCATCCGACCCGGACCGTGAAGGAGAAGCAATTGCTTGGCATTTGTCACATATTCTTGACTTGGATATTGAAGCGGGTGAAAACCGTGTGGTATTTAACGAAATCACAAAGGATACTGTTAAGGATGCCTTTAAGCATCCCCGTTCAATCGACATGAACTTAGTCGATGCGCAACAAGCACGTCGTATCTTGGACCGTTTGGTTGGTTACTCAATTTCACCGATCTTGTGGAAGAAGGTTAAGAAAGGGTTGTCAGCTGGACGTGTGCAAAGCGTTGCGTTGGGACTTGTTATTGACCGTGAAAAAGAAATTCAAGCCTTTGAACCGGAAGAATATTGGACATTAGATTCAGAATTCAAGAAAGCACGTACAAAGTTTAAGGCCGCTTTTTGGGGTCTTGATGACAAGAAAACGCCATTGCCTGATAATGAAACAGTTCAAATGGTTATGCAACGTATTGATCGCGAAGCACCATTTGATATTTCTAAGGTTGAAGCCAAGGAACGTCGTCGTAAGCCACAATTACCATTTACAACATCTACGATGCAACAAACAGCCAATAATCAATTGAACTTCCGTGCGCGTAAGACAATGATGGCTGCGCAACAATTGTATGAAGGAATTAATTTGGGTGGTAAAGAAGGTTCAGTTGGGTTGATTACCTATATGCGTACCGACTCAACGCGTTTATCAGAAACAGCTAAGAATGACGCAGCACAATTCATCTTGAACGAATACGGCGCTGAATACGCTGCTTCTAAGCCAGCTACAGGTAAGTTATCAGAAGGAGCGCAAGATGCCCACGAAGCGATTCGTCCAACCTCAGTCTTCCGTACTCCATCATCTGTTAAAGATAAGCTAACCAATGATCAATTTAAGTTGTATCAATTGATTTGGTCTCGTTTTGTGGCATCACAAATGACGGCTGAAGTCTTAGACACAATGGCTGTGACAGTTGAACAAAATGGTGTGCAGTTCCGTGCCAATGGTTCAAAGACGAAGTTTGCTGGATTTACCAAGGCTTACCCAGCCGCTAAGGAAAAAGAAAACAAGTTACCGGACTTGCAAGTTGGTGACAAGGTTGACTTGATGCAAACAAGTCCGGAACAACACTTTACCCAACCACCTGCTCGTTATACAGAAGCAGCGTTGGTTAAAGCGTTAGAAGAAAATGGTGTTGGTCGTCCGTCAACCTATGCGGCTACAATCGAAACGATTCAAAAGCGTGCCTATGTCAAAATGGACGCGAAGAAGTTCGTGCCAACTGAAATTGGTGAATTAGTCCAAGCAACAATGGATGAATACTTCTCTGACATCACGAACGTTGCCTTTACGGCGAAGGTCGAAGAAAAGTTAGACGATGTTGAATCAGCGGAAGAAAACTGGGTTGAAGTAGTTGATGAATTCTACCGTCCATTTGCCAAAGAATTAGAGACTGCGGAAGCCGAGATGGAAAAGGTTGTCTTGAAGGACGTATTGGCTGATGAAGATTGTGATGTCTGTGGGGCACCAATGTTGATTAAGCTAGGACGTTACGGAAAGTTTAAGGCCTGTTCTCGTTTCCCTGACTGTCGTCGTACAGAAACAATTGTGACTGAAATCGGTTTGGCTTGTCCAAAGTGTAAGGTTGGTCAAATTGTGCAACGTAAGACACGTCGTGGTCGTACTTTCTATGGTTGTTCTCGTTACCCAGATTGTGACTTTGTCAGCTGGGATAAGCCAACTGATAAGACATTGCCTGATGGCACAACACCTAAGGAAGGTGAAGAAGCCGAGGCAGTGGAGAAGAAGGATACAGCTAAAAAGGCAACGAAGAAGACTGACAAAAAACCAGCAGCCAAAGCGAAGCCGAAAGCTAAAAAAGCCACAAAGTCAACGACAAAAAAGTAG
- a CDS encoding tyrosine-type recombinase/integrase: MEAQAYIDLFMDYLRVERQYSEDTQAAYAADFKHFKTFLAESSIDDKVDLMAVSRMDVRVYLSYLYEQGNSPKTIARRVSSLRSGYNFWERNQFVSENPFANVHLKKAGQHLPRYFYAKEMTVLYEELQKDTSAVGQRNLIIVEMLYGTGARVSEMANMKIKDINQSARSVTLIGKGNKERSVLFGQYAADALALYLTDGRPQLMQKSGAVHDTLLVNQRGAPLTPAGIEYVLKSVAKKAGLTQEVSAHMFRHTFATDMLNNGADLRTVQKLLGHSSLSTTQIYTHVTTDVLQENYRKFFRRATD; encoded by the coding sequence ATGGAAGCACAAGCATATATTGATTTGTTTATGGATTATTTACGCGTTGAGCGTCAATATTCAGAAGATACGCAAGCAGCGTATGCGGCTGATTTTAAGCATTTTAAAACCTTCCTGGCAGAAAGTAGTATTGACGACAAAGTGGATTTGATGGCTGTTTCGCGTATGGATGTGCGTGTGTACTTGTCCTATCTATACGAACAAGGGAATAGTCCTAAGACGATTGCCCGTCGGGTGAGTTCATTACGATCAGGCTATAATTTTTGGGAACGTAATCAATTTGTATCGGAAAATCCGTTTGCGAATGTCCACCTAAAAAAAGCCGGCCAACATTTGCCACGTTATTTTTATGCGAAAGAGATGACTGTGCTCTATGAAGAACTACAAAAGGACACCAGTGCGGTTGGTCAACGTAATCTGATTATTGTGGAAATGCTATATGGGACAGGTGCCCGTGTATCAGAAATGGCCAATATGAAGATTAAAGATATCAATCAGAGTGCTCGGTCTGTCACATTAATTGGTAAGGGAAACAAAGAGCGTTCTGTCTTGTTTGGTCAATATGCGGCGGATGCGTTAGCGCTTTATTTAACGGATGGGCGTCCGCAATTGATGCAAAAATCAGGTGCCGTCCATGATACCTTGTTGGTTAATCAACGTGGTGCGCCATTAACACCGGCGGGGATTGAGTATGTGCTTAAGTCCGTTGCGAAAAAGGCGGGATTGACACAAGAGGTATCTGCGCATATGTTCCGTCATACATTTGCGACTGATATGCTTAATAATGGCGCCGACTTACGGACGGTGCAAAAATTATTAGGCCATTCTAGTTTAAGTACAACGCAGATTTATACGCACGTCACGACCGATGTGCTACAAGAAAATTATCGTAAATTTTTCCGTCGTGCGACTGATTAA
- a CDS encoding amidohydrolase family protein, whose translation MQKIDGHLHLVRSIAGFNGNGRLNPLGAGRAVWDTGEAFQLIPTGYGDEAFLAADAQRLMATGQVDKAVLLQGSLNGYQNAYTADVVAQYPDQFVGAFAIDPFTQQVHQIVRHHVEDLHFRIMKLEMSFGGGLHGYHEPFNLAENSVLSEVFAYLNTFTGMTVVVDYGRGDEVSHQPTAIVALAQKYPQIDFVVAHLSFAQLDDLDNFDQTLQMFKPFENICLDLSAIQDINDETAMPFMKSEKLVRRAIDMIGADHLIWGSDAPLSATKNAYADLANWLEVSGVFTEAELQAMYYGTAERVYFKAKRAFT comes from the coding sequence ATGCAAAAAATTGATGGACATTTACATCTTGTTCGGAGTATTGCCGGCTTTAATGGGAATGGTCGTTTAAATCCCTTAGGCGCTGGCCGGGCAGTTTGGGATACTGGTGAGGCCTTCCAATTAATACCGACTGGGTATGGTGACGAAGCCTTTTTGGCAGCGGATGCACAGCGACTGATGGCTACGGGTCAGGTTGATAAGGCTGTCTTATTACAAGGTTCATTGAATGGATATCAAAATGCCTATACCGCTGATGTCGTGGCGCAGTACCCAGACCAATTTGTCGGAGCCTTTGCAATCGATCCCTTTACACAACAGGTACACCAAATTGTCCGTCATCATGTAGAAGACTTACATTTCCGGATTATGAAATTGGAGATGAGTTTTGGTGGTGGTCTCCACGGTTACCATGAACCGTTTAATTTGGCGGAAAATTCAGTGTTAAGTGAGGTCTTTGCTTACTTGAACACGTTTACGGGGATGACAGTCGTGGTTGATTATGGTCGTGGGGATGAGGTAAGTCACCAACCGACAGCAATTGTGGCCTTAGCACAAAAGTATCCGCAGATTGATTTTGTGGTGGCCCATTTGTCATTCGCCCAACTTGATGACCTAGACAACTTTGACCAAACACTGCAAATGTTCAAACCGTTTGAGAATATCTGCTTAGATTTATCAGCGATTCAAGACATTAATGATGAAACAGCCATGCCTTTCATGAAGTCGGAAAAGCTAGTACGACGCGCTATTGATATGATTGGCGCCGACCATTTAATTTGGGGATCCGATGCCCCTTTGTCAGCGACTAAGAATGCGTATGCTGATTTAGCGAATTGGTTAGAGGTGAGTGGGGTGTTTACAGAGGCTGAATTACAAGCCATGTATTATGGTACGGCCGAGCGGGTTTATTTTAAGGCCAAAAGAGCGTTTACATAA
- a CDS encoding aldose 1-epimerase family protein — protein MAVKLDNGSIVVTISEHGAELISVKNKESGLEYMWEGDPAIWGRHAPNLFPIVGRLKGDRYKYRDKTYFMTQHGFARDNEFDLVEKTASTARFRLTDSEETRAIYPFHFQFDILYRLTEQDTLGIVYIVTNIDRHDIFFSVGGHPAFRVPLSIEGSEEENDSFTDYYVNVDPRRTYQQAKLVGPHLDNNIEGYFDAHIPLRLRRDDFKDDAIILRLDENPTSLVLSKRTESHGVTMHLQNAKYVGIWTPYAKEAPFVCIEPWWGVADTVDADGDITHKFAINKLAPAQTFTGSYSLTFF, from the coding sequence ATGGCGGTTAAATTAGATAATGGTAGTATTGTGGTTACCATCTCTGAGCATGGCGCAGAATTAATCAGCGTTAAGAACAAAGAGAGTGGCTTAGAATATATGTGGGAAGGTGATCCTGCAATCTGGGGTCGTCATGCGCCCAATCTATTTCCAATTGTTGGCCGTCTAAAAGGTGATCGCTACAAGTACCGTGATAAGACATACTTTATGACGCAACACGGTTTTGCTCGTGATAACGAATTCGATCTTGTTGAAAAGACTGCTTCAACTGCTCGTTTCCGTTTGACAGACAGCGAAGAAACACGTGCGATTTACCCATTCCATTTCCAATTTGACATCTTGTACCGTCTAACAGAACAAGATACATTGGGAATTGTTTATATCGTGACAAATATTGACCGTCACGACATCTTCTTCTCTGTTGGGGGACACCCAGCTTTCCGTGTGCCATTGAGCATTGAAGGAAGTGAAGAAGAAAACGACAGCTTCACAGATTACTATGTGAACGTTGACCCACGTCGTACATACCAACAAGCAAAGTTGGTTGGGCCACATCTAGATAACAACATTGAAGGTTATTTTGATGCCCATATCCCACTACGTTTACGTCGTGATGACTTTAAGGATGATGCAATCATCTTACGCTTAGATGAAAATCCAACATCATTGGTTTTGTCAAAGCGTACTGAATCACATGGGGTGACAATGCACTTACAAAATGCAAAGTATGTTGGGATTTGGACACCATATGCCAAGGAAGCACCATTTGTATGTATCGAACCATGGTGGGGTGTTGCGGATACTGTTGACGCTGATGGTGATATTACGCATAAGTTTGCGATTAACAAGCTTGCGCCAGCACAAACATTTACAGGGTCATATTCATTAACATTCTTCTAA
- a CDS encoding MFS transporter: MTKTSNKRANLTLLALAISAFAIGSTEFISVGLIPMLMQDFGISLSQAGTTVSLYAIGIVIGAPLLTLLTGKLNRHTLMLLTMIIFIVGNLVTAFAPTFMILLMGRFIAALAHGLFMSVSSLIAAAVVPFERRASAIAIMFTGLTVATVTGVPLGTFIGQQTSWQWSFIFITVIGLIGLIANFFLIPKDLAIPGKADPKGIIRILKQPALRAILLMTIFGYGAPFVVYTYLTPILNTQMGWSMSAVVLILVAYGIMVAIGNTLGGKWANKNALTALIRMMSGLAVVMLFLWLVQSMHWLGLVAVLLMGLFAFMSVPGLQLMMMDQANKLVPEDMTIAASLNISAFNIGIAFGSTLGGYVSTQMSLNTTPLFSILMVLFAIFIAYRLHKQLQAN, translated from the coding sequence ATGACAAAGACGTCAAACAAACGCGCTAATTTAACTTTATTAGCGCTAGCCATTAGCGCTTTCGCGATTGGTTCAACTGAATTTATTAGCGTGGGCTTGATTCCCATGTTGATGCAAGATTTTGGTATCAGCTTATCTCAAGCTGGTACAACCGTCTCACTATATGCGATTGGAATTGTGATTGGGGCACCACTACTAACCCTATTAACGGGTAAGCTAAACCGTCACACGCTAATGTTACTAACAATGATTATCTTTATCGTTGGTAATTTGGTGACTGCCTTTGCGCCAACCTTTATGATTTTATTGATGGGGCGTTTCATCGCCGCCTTAGCACATGGTTTGTTCATGTCAGTTTCATCACTTATTGCCGCAGCCGTTGTACCATTTGAACGTCGTGCCAGCGCCATTGCGATTATGTTTACTGGCTTGACTGTTGCGACAGTGACTGGAGTCCCACTTGGTACCTTCATCGGACAACAAACAAGTTGGCAATGGTCATTCATCTTCATTACAGTTATCGGACTGATTGGCCTAATCGCGAATTTCTTCTTGATTCCAAAAGACTTGGCCATCCCCGGTAAGGCTGACCCTAAGGGAATCATTCGTATCCTTAAGCAACCTGCCCTACGTGCTATTCTATTGATGACAATCTTCGGTTATGGTGCACCATTCGTGGTTTACACATATCTAACACCAATTTTGAACACACAAATGGGTTGGTCAATGTCAGCGGTTGTCTTAATTCTCGTTGCCTACGGTATCATGGTTGCGATTGGAAACACATTAGGTGGTAAGTGGGCCAATAAGAACGCCCTAACAGCCCTAATCCGTATGATGTCTGGTTTGGCAGTTGTGATGCTATTCTTGTGGTTAGTCCAAAGCATGCACTGGCTTGGGCTAGTTGCTGTCCTATTAATGGGACTATTTGCCTTCATGAGTGTCCCTGGACTACAACTTATGATGATGGATCAAGCGAACAAGTTGGTTCCTGAAGACATGACGATTGCGGCGTCACTAAACATCTCTGCCTTCAACATCGGAATCGCCTTTGGTTCTACCTTAGGTGGTTATGTCTCAACACAAATGAGCCTCAACACAACACCACTATTTAGTATCTTGATGGTATTGTTCGCTATTTTCATTGCTTACCGTCTACACAAGCAATTACAAGCAAACTAA
- the plsY gene encoding glycerol-3-phosphate 1-O-acyltransferase PlsY — MSIIHFLISFALAYIIGATPVGYWIGRVFFKKNLLEMGSGNIGTTNTFRNLGALAGTSVMVLDILKGSVGAMMALLWGPLPAGESWWFFAVGLGAILGHTYSFWIGFKGGKAVATSVGVLLMYNPGMFAFACFIFVLGIFITSTVSIASMAGFLIVTIASIVIGDWVLFIIALALTIFVFYRHRENIKRIAQGTESKVPFGLVYWASKK; from the coding sequence ATGAGTATCATCCATTTTTTAATTAGTTTTGCCTTAGCCTACATTATTGGGGCGACACCGGTTGGTTACTGGATTGGCCGTGTATTTTTCAAGAAAAACTTGCTTGAAATGGGTTCTGGTAATATTGGCACAACCAATACTTTCCGTAACTTAGGTGCACTTGCTGGGACATCTGTGATGGTCTTAGATATCCTAAAAGGAAGTGTTGGGGCCATGATGGCGTTGCTTTGGGGACCCCTACCTGCTGGTGAATCATGGTGGTTCTTTGCCGTCGGTCTAGGTGCGATTTTAGGTCACACTTATTCATTTTGGATTGGCTTTAAAGGTGGTAAGGCCGTCGCAACATCCGTTGGGGTCTTGTTGATGTACAATCCGGGGATGTTTGCCTTTGCTTGCTTCATCTTCGTCCTAGGTATCTTCATTACAAGTACCGTCTCAATCGCTTCTATGGCTGGTTTCTTAATCGTTACCATCGCTTCAATCGTTATTGGTGACTGGGTGCTATTCATTATCGCGCTGGCACTGACAATCTTTGTCTTCTACCGTCATCGTGAAAACATTAAGCGTATTGCACAAGGTACGGAAAGCAAAGTACCTTTTGGTCTGGTTTACTGGGCAAGCAAGAAATAA
- the parE gene encoding DNA topoisomerase IV subunit B — MTNKNTYSDDSITVLEGLEAVRKRPGMYIGSTDGKGLHHLVYEIFDNAVDEALAGFGNEINVTIHADNSITVVDHGRGMPVGMHASGKPTPEVILTVLHAGGKFGQGGYKTSGGLHGVGSSVVNALSESLTVTIVRDGVKYQEHFLNGGHPDGTLENLGKTKAGNGTTLTFKPDPTIFSTTIYNFNTLAERLRESAFLLRDVKITLTDERPGQEQTEVYHYPEGIRAFVSYLNEEKDTLGDVMYFDGTDKGVEVEVAAQYNDGYSETMMSFVNNVRTPDGGTHEAGLRSAWTKAFNEYARKVNLLKEKDKNLEGTDVREGLSAVVSLRIPEDLLQFEGQTKDKLGTPEARSIVDSVVAEQLGFYLMENGEFSQNLIRKAIRAREAREAARKAREESRNGKKKGKRDQLLSGKLTPAQSKNAKKNELFLVEGDSAGGSAKQGRDRKFQAILPLRGKVLNTEKAKLADIMKNEEISTIIYTIGGGAGADFNIEDINYDKIIIMTDADDDGAHIQILLLTFFYKYMRPLIEAGKVYIALPPLYMLRGKGTGKKNQIEYAWTDRELEKVGDKMGRGYTLQRFKGLGEMNAEQLWATTMDPEHRTLIRVMIDDAMVAEKRVTTLMGDKVEPRRKWIENNVAFTLGDETDSLLDDATAEPTVAVPEATEEVAMTLDLPGLDVEKEDHDV, encoded by the coding sequence ATGACTAACAAGAACACTTATTCGGATGATTCCATTACAGTCCTTGAGGGACTAGAAGCGGTGCGTAAGCGCCCAGGGATGTATATTGGGTCAACTGATGGGAAAGGACTACATCATTTAGTCTACGAAATTTTTGACAACGCAGTCGATGAAGCGCTGGCTGGTTTTGGTAATGAAATCAATGTCACGATTCACGCCGATAATAGCATTACTGTTGTCGACCATGGGCGAGGGATGCCGGTGGGGATGCATGCGTCTGGTAAACCAACCCCAGAAGTTATTTTGACAGTCCTTCATGCTGGAGGAAAGTTTGGACAAGGTGGGTATAAGACATCTGGAGGTCTACACGGAGTTGGATCATCAGTTGTTAATGCCTTGTCTGAAAGTCTAACCGTAACGATTGTTCGTGACGGTGTGAAATACCAAGAACACTTCTTAAATGGTGGACACCCAGATGGGACGTTAGAAAATCTCGGGAAAACCAAGGCCGGCAATGGAACAACATTGACGTTTAAGCCTGATCCAACCATTTTTTCAACAACTATCTACAATTTCAATACCCTAGCTGAACGTTTACGTGAATCAGCGTTTTTGTTGCGTGATGTTAAAATCACCCTAACGGACGAACGACCAGGGCAAGAACAAACAGAAGTCTACCATTACCCAGAAGGTATCCGTGCCTTTGTTTCTTACTTAAACGAAGAAAAAGATACGCTTGGGGATGTGATGTACTTTGATGGTACTGATAAGGGTGTCGAAGTTGAAGTAGCTGCGCAATATAATGACGGTTACTCAGAAACAATGATGTCATTCGTTAATAATGTGCGTACACCAGATGGTGGAACTCATGAAGCTGGTCTACGTTCAGCGTGGACAAAAGCGTTTAATGAATATGCCCGTAAAGTAAATCTCCTAAAAGAAAAAGATAAGAACCTAGAAGGTACTGACGTTCGCGAAGGTCTTTCTGCGGTTGTTTCACTGCGTATTCCAGAAGACTTGTTGCAATTTGAAGGACAAACCAAGGATAAGCTTGGAACACCAGAAGCGCGTTCAATTGTGGACAGTGTTGTCGCCGAACAATTAGGCTTTTACTTGATGGAAAACGGTGAATTCTCACAGAATTTGATTCGTAAGGCCATTCGCGCCCGTGAAGCCCGTGAAGCAGCCCGTAAAGCCCGTGAAGAATCACGTAACGGTAAGAAGAAGGGAAAGCGCGATCAATTACTTTCAGGTAAGCTAACACCCGCACAATCAAAGAATGCCAAGAAGAACGAATTGTTTTTGGTCGAGGGTGATTCAGCCGGTGGTTCAGCTAAGCAAGGACGTGATCGTAAGTTCCAAGCGATTTTGCCATTGCGTGGTAAGGTATTGAACACTGAAAAGGCTAAATTAGCCGATATCATGAAGAATGAAGAAATCTCAACAATCATCTACACCATTGGTGGGGGTGCCGGGGCAGATTTCAACATTGAAGATATCAACTACGACAAGATTATTATTATGACCGACGCCGACGATGACGGAGCGCACATTCAAATCTTGTTGCTAACATTCTTTTACAAGTACATGCGTCCATTGATTGAAGCCGGTAAGGTCTATATCGCTTTGCCACCTTTGTACATGTTACGTGGTAAGGGAACTGGTAAGAAGAATCAAATCGAATACGCTTGGACTGACCGTGAACTAGAAAAGGTCGGCGACAAGATGGGACGTGGTTATACCTTGCAACGCTTTAAGGGGCTTGGTGAAATGAATGCCGAACAATTGTGGGCAACAACCATGGATCCAGAACACCGTACGTTGATTCGTGTCATGATTGATGATGCAATGGTCGCTGAAAAGCGCGTGACAACGTTAATGGGTGATAAGGTTGAACCACGTCGTAAGTGGATTGAAAACAATGTTGCCTTTACATTAGGGG